GCAAATTTCTTTGAGAGAAGAGGATATCTTGCAAATGGAATTACTTGGGAttgtttattaaaataaaaaatttttggtttaaaaaatataaataaaaaattaatattacACGAATGTAATATGATATAAGTAAAATAACATAATATACAataatatctatactatataataaattAAACTTTATAAAGTACATATGTCAATAAATTGGGAGCTCTCTAGTGTATTTTTCCCATCTAAATGGAGTTATCCcatttattataattatataaattttttaaactttaaatataTCTCATTTTTTAAATGCTAAAATTAGGAAAGGTTCCTAATTTTACAATAGCATGTAATTTTGATTTAACGTTAGATTGTATCGAACTATTGATAATGGTTCACATTTTttatatctctctctctctctctcattaaTGCCTCCTTACCTTATTGTAATCTCTTATTTATATTTTCTTATGCGTTTGCTTTATTATATattaactaaaattaatactATGCCACACGAACGCATTTAAGTAATAacaaaataaacataaataatttttttaaattaaaattataagTGAAAATACAAGTAACAATAAAATACATAAATAATCACatttaacaaaataatatattctaaTACCAACAATCTAACATGTATGATAAGATATATAAAAATAGAGGTAGACGTTCTTAATTAACTTATCATATCATATCAAATATATATAGTAGAGTTAGACGTTTATAATTAACTTGATGTTTAATGATCATTCATTTGGTTTgcaaatttatttaaaaatttaatctagtaataattaaaaaaaaacaaagttaaatgttataataagtaagtAATATATCATTGTCCAATTATTAAGTTTATATCATGATAACTGTATGTTTTAACcaattacattatatttattccCCCGTGTAATACCCGGGTTAATTCAACTTGtgtaatacacgagttttttttataagatataacatttttattatttagctTATAAATTACTTTTCTTCAACCGtataatacacgaggttctaacctagtatgtaatatattttcttttatactaataaataaaaatcttttttttgATACGTCTCAATATCTGGTGTCTTCTTATCTTATTTTTCAATTTCTTTTTCCTATTCTAAATATAATTAAGGTAACGATAATAACCTTTTAATCCTTTGAATTAATAATCTCCTTATCTTATTTTTCAATTTATTTTTTCTATTAAACAATAGTTTGActaaatataatttagatatagataataacttttttttatcaaactttgaactaatattaatacataatttgtatttttctcattttccgTAGGAGATAGAAgaagtttttcttttttctttgcTGAACCAGGCAAATATATAAACTTTTAATCTCATTTAAATTAGATGtagttaaattatttttttaatattattactatttaatatttaataggatacataaataagaaaattatattaaATCACAAACTTCATAGATCTCtcttatttatttgttatttattttattttttctagtTTATTAATAATTATCTAATATTTCATTGGTTCTACCACATGTAATACACATGTTTCTAACTTagtaataaataaaaaacaaatcaaATTTTTAATAAACAAATAGTACATCGAATTTGTCATTTAAATACATATCTTGACAGGTGTATGTTTTAATttattacattatatttatttaactcgtgcAATATACGTGgtattttaaagatataactatgTTGCTtatcataaaaaaaaataaatttatgcaACCCGTGTAAAACACGGGGGTTCTAAGCTAGTATAGTAACATAACATAATATAGTATAACATAATATAACATAAGACAAATAACATAACAAATATAATCATATTTAATTATGATGATAGAAAAAACTAAATAATATATGGGTGGTTCCGCTGGTAgtacgatgatactccagtgatccaaatttgccgtaaaaaaatatatgtattgaTCAGAcatatataatactttttataTACATACAAAAAGATAAATATTAAACGAAACGatgtttttttaatctttttttagtttatctttaagagggttaatggatttaaacacaCCCAACTATGGCCATTTGGCCGATGGCactctcaactttgactttggctcCCACCACTTCCAACTTAACACTTGGGTTGCTCTGTCACCCCGTCGTTAACCAAACACTAACTTGGTTAgttttgttgtcctacgtggctaatttttgatgatgtggcGTTTTTTTAATGAGGTGGCATGCTGATGATGAAAActtgtatattatatatataaaaatcagtttatattcacccCCTCTCTTAACACCACCACTTCGATCGCTCCATCTCATCTCACCGTTAGGGTTTCATCATCCCCACTCCATGTCATCTCACCGTTAGGGTTTCCGCCACCTAATCGGAACCACCGCTGGCCGTTTTTCTGATCTTCGATGGACGCGGTCGCTAGTAACATGAGATTGAGTCGTTTTTCCGATCTCTGACGGACGCTGGCTAGCACTTTTCCTAGCCCTAGCTCTAGCGGAACCGACATCGAAGCAACATGAGATTGAGCCGTTAGGGTTTCCGCCACCTAATCGGAACCACCGCTGGCCGTTTACATTTGAACGAAATCCTAGTGAGATCCAGTCCTCTTGGAAAGAATGGCGTGTTGTTTCCGATCATCATAAGGTAATTTGTTTAGATTAATAGTTAAACACTCGTTGTTCACTATTCTAGAGCTATTTCAGGGGGGTGGTGTGATGTTGAGGATGGGAACAGTGGTGCCGTCGCCGGTGAAATCCGTCGTTTCCCCTCCACTTGCAGTGTGAAATCGTTGTTGAAAGATGAAAATGAGAAGGCGATGATGATAATGATTTGTGTACGGATTCATATCCGAGCATCGTAATCAGTCATGGGGTCAACATCGACCCGTATCTTGGCGAGGCAACCCGGATGGTATGTGAGAGCTCCAACAAGGGCCTTTTATTCGCTCTTACGGTGCAACCggtgttgcagccatggcggtGATCGTCCCTCTTGTCTGATCTTCATGTTAGAGATATGAGCCACTTTCTCTTTGCTTCATGTTACAGACTTGCAGGTGGGGCGGTGGTGGGAGGATGGTGGCAGGTAGGGCGTTGGTGGGTGGTGGTAAATAGTGAAGTTAAATGGCGGCTGGTGTAAAGATGATGGTGGTTAAAGGTGGCAGGGGGTTCGGTGGTGGGCGGTGATGGtttttggtggaagttggtggaGAGAGGGAGGTGGGGAAGAGATGTAGAGAGATAGGGGTCACATCAGCATGACACCTAATCTGAAACAAGCCACTTCATCAAAAAGTGGCCACATCATACATGCCACATCAGATTAAAATGACACGTAGGCTAATTTTCCTAACCAGGTTAGTGTTTATTTAACGAGGGGGTGCCATGACAAACAATGTGTTAAGTTGTGAGTGGTGGGAGCCAAAATCAAAGTTGAGAGTGCTATCGGCCAAATGACCATAGTTgggggtgtttaaatccattaaccctaTTTAAGATCTAACGTAGTTACCTTAAGTATATTGTTTACTTAATATAAATCCAAATATACCATTTTATATATATACTGGGAGACAAAAAAACACTTTATGTTAGATACGACTTAAATTTGAATATAAAACTAGGGTgtggatcaaataaaaagtttattttggttAGGAAGAATAGGAAGTAATAGGATCATGACATGTGGCAAACTTTAAAATAAAgagcaagggtattttagtcaatgtTACCCAATCTTCTCCCTTCTTCTTCTCtctgtaacttcaaaacccaccatcttcaacctttttttcactttctatctcaataatcactacattatactgcaattttcatcaccaatcaatgattcaaacaccaaatcaacgtgttcttcaacttttttgaagaaacccaaTTTAATTTCCTATGATTTTGAAGcaaatcactcgattcgttcgattcaatcgctgataaatgtttctaacattcaaatttcgtcaatcggtgaagaaatcggcttcgatctatgtaagaatttttttaattgcatttttacgatctgggttttttaattaagtcattgcgttttacgatcttagCGGGGGTCCGtgggcagcgcccctgggagcagggtccaaggggcggcagcccctggcggggtccaaggggcagagcccctggctcagaaaatttaattttctggAAAATGCCTCATTTTCGTAGACagtttttgaagtgtttttagtcattgcgttttaggtaaaacacatttttatgtgttttcagtcaattgcgttttagagagaacactttcttttgtttttttaggccattacgttttagaaataagatatttttatgtccaaggggcggcagcccctggcggggtccaaggggcagagcccctggctcagaaaatttaattttctggAAAATGCCTCATTTTCGTAGACagtttttgaagtgtttttagtcattgcgtgtGTTTTcagtcaattgcgttttagagagaacactttcttttgtttttttaggccattacattttagaaataagatatttttatgtgttttctggccattgcgttttagaaaaacacatttttgaagtgcttttagtcattgcgtttcaggtaaaacacattttatttgttttcagtctattgcgttttagagagaacactttcttttctgtttttaggccattgcgttttagaaataagacagttttatgtgttttctggccatttcgttttagaaaaaacacatttttgaagttttttagtccattgtgttttaggtaaaacgcatttttatgtgttttcagtccattgcgttttataaaaaagcatttttaagtgttttctggccattgcgttttagaaataagacatttctttgtgtttttggtgcattgcgttttaggtaaaacacattttttatgttttttcagtccattgcgttttagaaataagacatttctttgtgttttctggccattgtgttttacaaaaaagaaatttctttgtgttttttgtgcattgcgttttaaaaaaaaatcattttttatgttttttttcattacgttttacacaactggattttttccattgcgttttacgcaactgggttttcgaaaaaaaaattcGAAATATAGTAATactatactcgttttaaagataaaaaacgctcgttttttggtgcaattttgataaaaaaaataatgtcgtatgaaaaagttattaacgtttaaaaaataggagggggggggggggagttggAGGAGAGAAAACTATTGTTctggattgactagaatacccttatacaaacccacgcgcctcgatggtcaagattacttcctagccAAAAACATTTCCTATTATATCCCAACCCTAGAAAACTATAgaaagttatatatttatatttaatattacaaGTTATTAAGGAAAACAAAAATACATATTAAATAAAAGGTTAGGGATAGTGTACAAAGTGTCTAAAGTGTGATAAatgttttaaaccattagatctttgatctaatggttgagatcaatagggatcaaattataaattgtgttttaattattttgactgatttgaaaattgtagtggtaatagtgtctttgtatatgtttcaaattaggtaacatctcctaaattctagcgattcactactaaattctagcgattcaaTTTTAAACTTATTCTAAAATCCGGACATTCTAAAAAATCCAGAAATATTTAACTACTACAAGAAATATATGACACTATACAttcatcatataacactatataacaccatataacatcgtataacactatgtaacaccatataacaccatataacactatataactctATACATCTATCACAGACATGCTATcagaaatatataacactataacactatataacaccatataataccatataacaccatataacactatacatccatcatataacactttataacaccaaaaaacactatataagagcattcacatccaaggcATCATATTATCAGTGTGGtgtgtttaaaatataaaaagtataaaaagtggttgtgagtagaggagagagaaaatgttactgttcatctgtatatttgtggggacactgttcacccactataattttttaatatatattgaaagtggttgtgagtgaaggagagataaaaatgtaatgataaaggtataaaaatattatttaattgaaaaggagagagaaaaggtatttgtttttagtggaaatacaTTGATATaagagttgttttttagtgaaatgtatgtataattttagggggttggatgtgaatgctctaataccatataacactatgtaacactatataacactacataaaaatatataacactatacagttctgaatgAGATGACACAAATTCATAGATTAATTCTTAATTCGCATTCCTATAATTAAGGGTGGTGGTTATGGAAagttatcaattaattaaatcaataaaaaaattacttgtttacccttttgaattaatttagattgatgacacatgtcatctctacaatatttcttacacttctcacacttttgaattAATGTACAGGATCTTCAATTTTAAATCAATAGTAATTTAATTAGATTTGTCCCTTGTGATTTGGTCAAATTCCCGTTTTCAATCCATTCCTTTTTTTGTCTGAGACACTTTGTGATTTCACACacacattgctattttagtccaccACTTCAACTAAATGTTAACAATCCGAGCTCATTGAAAAGATGAAAATAATGTTCAATTTGTTTGCAAAATATAAAGGGGACATGCAAAGTGAAAATGAAATGAAACTTTCCTTGCGTTGATGAACAAACAATAGAAGCTAATTGAATATTGTCACCTAATCCAAGCAGATTACACACATTATAATCACACATCCTTTtgtatataaatttgtcaaattacCCACGAGGATAAGCAACCACCAACACTTATACCCATTAAGCAATCCAATAGCCCGTTTAATTAGAATGTTAAACCCAATTACTTAACTAACTATACCTAAATCCTAATTAGTCAATCACAAATTAAGGAACCCAAATTTAAACTCATTGACAACAAAAGAAATGCATAGAAGGGAGGGGCGGAAAACTTTTTTTAGAGGCTCATTTTTATCCTCGCCCCAACCCTAGAGTTTCTTTTGGCATTTTTAGGACGGCCTGACCATTAATGCCATTATCTTTGAGGCAAAATGGGAAAGAACATCAAAACCCATCATTGTTTGCACTCTGTCATCCACACAAAACTACCAaagccaaaaaataaaaaaaaataacgaAATAAAGAACGTCAAGCTAAGTAAATGCAAGAAGCTGCTTAGTTGCGCTACTCCTAGCTATGACAAATAATTTTGGGCACTTAAAGTTAGGAGCCTAAAGCAagaagattttttttattaaacccAATATGTTAATAAGTTGTATTAGACCATTGGAGTTGATGGTGTAATGATAGAAGCAAAGTTTTTAGGAACACCTATTGGGGAGTCATATGTTCAAATCAAACaagaattaaaaataaaattttccgTTAAAAATTATAGTTGTATAAGTATTAGACAACCTTGAACAATAAGatagatgtatcaaatcagctttgggtagaagtgatacatcagaagctcattcaagttaagctatttggTTTTGTCAAAGTTAGTTGATTTTGATTAAGTGTTTACAAAACCAATTgattaatagcaaaccaccttaAATTTTGTTCACAATAATAGCTGATAAAGTAATGAAATTTCGAGAAAATTGAGTTTTCGAGAACAGATGagtttttgagaaaaaaaatagTTTTCGAGAAACAAGTGAGTTTTCGAGAATCTTGTGCAATCTCGAAACCTTTGTTGATCTCAAAAAGTTTATGATTTCGAGTTTTCATGAGATTTCAAGTAGCCTTTTGATCTAGAATTTTAATGAGATTTCGAGTCCCTTGATGATTTCGAGATCTGATAAGATTTTGAGTTCTAAGTGGGTTTTCGAGATCTCCAATGATTTCGAGTAGGCTGATTCTATTTTGAAAATAATAAGATTTCGAGTTCTATGTAATCTCGAAATCTCTTATAGATCTCGAAAACTTGTTCTCCAAGACTCGAAATCTACTTATCGTTAGTTGTTAATTGTGTGATAAGGGTGAGATTCGGAATTTAAGGGATTTTGGTATATCATGTTTCctgtttaaaatatattttatatttatccAATGATTTCGAAATAATATCTAATAACATTAACCGATTTTTTTTCGAAATCTTAACATATAAAAATTAACCAAAACACAGGAAAACACTTTTTAATCCTCAATTCATTCCAAAATAAGGGAATGTATTCGAATATCACTAAaaacatgaagaaccctaattttaataaaattaaatttTGGAACCGAAATCTGAAAATTAATATACTAATACaaatttcaaaaattatgattagTTAGGATGTGATTAAACATCTGTTTAGAACATAAAAAATCCGTGAATGTTAAGTTTagtcgaatttcttgttcttgaatTTTATTAGGTTTTCATAAAGCTTGTTTTCCAGATTTTAACTCCAGATTCATGGAAACAAACAAAATTGATTGAGCAACATATGCTCTAATACCACATGTTGAACaattctgtttaaacataatggaaaacatgtaaaTCATACCTGTTTCAGCAGACAGACCAACAGAGAATCTAGAGACAAATGCAACCATGGAGTTCGACATGATagtcagcttgatctggttcccGTTTAGGATGTATATTCTTGATGGTAATACTGAATTCTAGGGTTAAGAATTCGTGATTATGGAGAGAGAGGAGGGGACAAAATTATGTGTTAATGTTATGAGTGTCTTACCTTAATCCTTCTCTTTTATCTTTTACTTTCTTTTATCTTTTAAAAGGATCCGTTGGTTTTTCGGTGCAGTCGTTTGATTTGGTAATAGTAATAAAAAGATAACAAATAGAAAAGAATAATGGCTTGGGCTATGTATCTACGCCAATCTACGGTAGAAGAGAAGGTTCCATCGAAACAATTATTTATTTCAGCGTACCTCTTCGCTTTTTTTTCAAAGGGTGGGGGGGGGTATGGGGAGAAATGACAAGAAGATATTGGAACATTAATTTAGAAGAGATGATGGAACTTAATAAGGGTAAATCGGTcaatcaacaattaccaactaattatattGTAGgtataatatattttgatctatattatataaatgattataattgCTACATGATTAAATataacataataaaaatatttaatcttTCAGAGAAAAGACGTGTCTTCCCTTGTGGTTGATAGTTCTATTTAATAATAGAAAACTGTATAGATTTAGAAGCTGAATTACCAGGTGTGTGAGTTAAAAGGTTATGAAAAAAAACATGTATATCAAACAAACAAGATGGCTCATGGCATTATAGCATGCTGGTATTTAGGGTGAGATAAGATTTAGAGACAATTAGGTTCTGAGTTTGATTTTCacaaaagaattttttttaaatttattggGTTTTTTTCTGAATTAGTGTATAATCATTACTTaccattaattattattattttttaaacacAACAATATCATTCGACACGAAAAAGGGTAATTACAAAGCAATGACAGATCAAAACcattaattttaaaatttattaggtgttttttttctaaattagTGTATAGTTATTATTTTTCGTTAAAAAAATCAAACCAACAAGATGGTTTCTGATTACCTTTTATCCACAGCCGTCAACCCAACGAAAGCTGCCCTGAATTAGCATGATGCTGCTTGCTTTTGAGTGCTCCAGCCGTTAGTTCCTCTGGCTGTCGCCTCCCTGCCTCCTTTTTCCCGGCATCGACCCCACCACactttctttttcatttttctccCTTTTAATCTACGAAACTTCAACCGTCCTCCTTTTTTAACTCTTTAGCCCAAACCCAGCATTAACACTAAGCCCACTTGTAGTAGCCCACAAAACACCTATATTATATCTTGTTATCTTTTATATACGTTTGTTGTATCGTTTAAACCTGTGGCTTTTCCTTCACCTATAAAATGTAAAAACaaatcaaaataatatattttctacttATATCAATACATTTGTAAAATAAACAATGCAGTATATACATTATGTTTTCTCATGTAAAAAAGCGTTAGTTAAATTAATACAATGATTCAACATCATCTACAAAAAGGGCTGGACACTTTCTAATACATTGATCAAACTCAAAAACAATATCTAACATGTCGTTTTCAATTGTATATACTGAACGAGTTTGTAAAGCTTAGAACGTATCATTATATTTTAGCTATGATTCTGTaaagaaaacaagaaattttgtatttttcttCGAATGAAGTAATAGAAAATAGAAAGAGTAAAGCAGAACTATAGAAAGATATGTTCATTCGTAAAGTTATAAGTTAGGTTTATGAATTGGGTGAGTGGGTGACTACTATAAACAAGCTCTAAAGCTTTTGCCAACAAAAATCTACACTTAATAAGCTTTAAACTCATACAAATGTTGTTTTGTTTCCAATTAAAatgttttctttatttaaaaacatgGTTCTATTTTCTTTATCCGGCACTCTTCGTTTTAACTAGCGAAATAATCTAGTTTATTGGTTCGACGTTCCGACATACAAACACATGTTTAGCACCACTACTCAAAACATCATCTTTGCTAACAATCACGCTAACAATTGAACATTAATGTGAATCTAGATTATTGGATTAAAAGCAAAATATTTACTGGTTACAAATATATCAACTATTTCAAGATCATTTCTGTGTTAAGAAATGACATGCCTAACAAACATATCTTAGTATATACCATCCTTAAGGTTCACAAAAAACCAAACCGACCCACCCAACTTTAGTCAATGGTATGGTTAGAAGCAGGAGTCTTTTGAAGGCTAACCAAGGAGTAGTAAGCGCCAGCCGGTCCTTTCGCTAGCAACGAGCCATGGTTCCCTTTCTCGACCACCTTCCCCTTCTCCAAAACCGCAATTGTGTCACAACTTTGTATGGTACTCAATCGGTGTGCAACCACCACACTCGTCCGCCCAATCATCATTCGCTCAAGCGCTTCTTGCACGACTTTTTCTGATTGACTATCTAGTGCACTAGTGGCTTCATCAAGCAACAAAATCACTGGGTTTTTCAGTATGGCACGTGCTATGGCAATACGTTGTTTTTGTCCTCCAGAGAGCTGAACCCCTCGATCACCGCACTGTGTATCGTAGCCATCTTTCAAAACCGCTATGAAGTCATGTGCATTGGCTGCTTTTGCGGCCTCGATCATCTCGGATTCACCAACTTCCTCAGAAGCCCCGTATAGGATGTTTTCACGTATCGTACCCGCGAATAGTGCAGGCTCTTGGCTGACGAGTGCAATGTATTTCCTTAGAGTTCTTAAATGGTACGACTTTATGTCTCTTCCATCGATTTTGATAACGCCTTTTATTGGATCATAAAAACGCTCGATCAACCCAATTATGGTTGATTTTCCAGATCCACTTTGTCCGACCAATGCTGTAGATTTCCCAGCTTCAATATTAATGGAGAACCCTTTAAAGATCATGATGTCAGGGCGAGCAGGGTATGCAAAGTCCACATCGCGTATCTCTATATGACCTGTAATGATATCGGGCTTCTTACCATCAGGGTCCTCGGGTTCAATCAAGGTGTAACGGTCCAACACCGCAAACACAGACTGCACCGCATCAGACCCTTTGGCTAGATCATTTGTCATGGTCCCAGCATCCGCAATGACCCTTCCAGTGCTCACTAAGATCATAAAAGTCTGAAAAAGCGCTTTCGACCCAAGATGACCATCACTAATCAATTTCCCACCATACCAGAAGTCTAGAGCCCATGTGCAAGCCATAAGACTTTGAGAAAATCCGAGCCCGAATCCAGCATACCACGCTTGCTTGATGCTTTCACGCATCGGTGCTTTTTGGGTCTCTTGGAGCATTTTGAGTATTCGTGCTTGAGACGAAAAGGCTGTGACTGTACGTAGATTCGAGACTGCTTCAGCTGCAAGTTTGCTGCTTTCCTCTTGTGATTTCATGGCTTTTTGTGACATGTTCTTTAACAAAACTCGTTTGCAGTAGAAGCACACAATTATCAAAGGCTGGACCGCTATCATAACCAATGCCAATCTCCATGCAATTACCAACCCCATTGTACACGCAATCGTCACTGCAGAGATTGTTTGAATTAGAAGTGCCATTCGATCACCCACCAATGATCGCACCTACAAA
Above is a window of Helianthus annuus cultivar XRQ/B chromosome 14, HanXRQr2.0-SUNRISE, whole genome shotgun sequence DNA encoding:
- the LOC110903956 gene encoding ABC transporter B family member 15-like, whose amino-acid sequence is MSGGQKQRIAIARAIIKSPRILLLDEATSALDTESERVVQEALDQAAVGRTTIVIAHRLSTIRNADIIVVVQDGQVVESGSHDYLIQHDNGLYTSLVRLQETKGKDEPHNPNYLLGPSSVTSTYDVQNTSSRRQPIVSRSSSSSSVNHGGGENITLNVNQDFPVPSFKRLLALNLPEWKQALLGSVGAILFGAVQPLYAFAMGSVISVYFLPDHDEIKRRTMIYALCFVGLAVFSMVINIIQHYNFAAMGECLTKRVRERMLSKILTFEIGWFDQDENSSGAICSRLAKDANVVRSLVGDRMALLIQTISAVTIACTMGLVIAWRLALVMIAVQPLIIVCFYCKRVLLKNMSQKAMKSQEESSKLAAEAVSNLRTVTAFSSQARILKMLQETQKAPMRESIKQAWYAGFGLGFSQSLMACTWALDFWYGGKLISDGHLGSKALFQTFMILVSTGRVIADAGTMTNDLAKGSDAVQSVFAVLDRYTLIEPEDPDGKKPDIITGHIEIRDVDFAYPARPDIMIFKGFSINIEAGKSTALVGQSGSGKSTIIGLIERFYDPIKGVIKIDGRDIKSYHLRTLRKYIALVSQEPALFAGTIRENILYGASEEVGESEMIEAAKAANAHDFIAVLKDGYDTQCGDRGVQLSGGQKQRIAIARAILKNPVILLLDEATSALDSQSEKVVQEALERMMIGRTSVVVAHRLSTIQSCDTIAVLEKGKVVEKGNHGSLLAKGPAGAYYSLVSLQKTPASNHTID